One Sphingomonas kaistensis genomic window, CTCCGGCTATCTGTATAATCCCAAAGGAACATCAGGCCGGGTCGGGGGCGGCAGTACACATGCGTGGGTGCGTATTTTCTTGCCCGGATCGGGATGGGTCGAGTTCGACCCGACCAACGGGATCGTCGGAAACTCGGGCTTGATCCGGGTCGCCGTCGCTCGCGATCCCGCGCAGGCCATTCCCATTTCCGGCACGTGGAGCGGCTTTCCCGCCAGCGACCTCGGCATGGAAGTCACCGTCGACGTCACGCTCGATGAGCAGGTCGAACCCCTTATCCCGGCGATCCCCGCCGCTGTTACGAGAAAGTAAAACCCAAGATGCTGATCCGCGCCGGCTACGATATCCGTTTCACCTGCCGCCAGCCGACGCCGATGATGGCCCTTCTGGGGGTCCATGAATCGCGCCACCAATATCTCAAGACTCAGCCCCGGCTGGTCAGCGATCCCGACATTCCGATGCACGACTACAAGGACGGCTTCGGCAACATCGCCACGCGCTTCGTCCTCCCCGAAGGCGAGACCCTGCTGTCGAGCAGCTTCGTCATCGAAGACAGCGGCGAGCCCGATCGGGTCACCCCCGATGCGATCCAGCATCCGGTGCAAGACCTTCCGGACGACGTGCTCGTCTATCTGCTGGGCAGCCGGTACTGCGAGACCGACCGATTGTCGGACACCGCCTGGGGGCTGTTCGGCCACGTCCAGCCCGGTTGGACCCGGCTCCAGGCGATCCTCGACTTCACCCATCAGCAGATCGAGTTCGGCTATCAGCACGCCCGCTCGACCAAGACGGCGTGGGACGCGCATCAGGAGCGGCGGGGCGTATGCCGCGATTATGCGCATCTGGCGATCGCGCTGTGCCGCTGCATGAATATTCCGGCCCGCTATTGCACCGGCTTTCTCGGCGAGATCGGGGTTCCCAAGGCCGACGCACCGATGGATTTCTCGGCGTGGTTCGAAGCCTATCTCGGCGGTGAATGGCACACGGTCGATGCCCGCCACAATTTCCCGCGGATCGGGCGGATCCTGATGGCTCGCGGTCGCGATGCCACCGACTGCGCGTTGACCACCGCCTTCGGCTCGGCAATCCTGACCGGGTTCGACGTGCATACCGACGAGGTCGACAGCATTGACTAATCTCCTGCTCGAGGAATGGACCGGCCCGTCGGGGACGCCCGATTTCACGGCCATTCGGGCAGACCAGTTTCTTCCCGCGATCGATGCCGGCATCGCGCTTAGCCGGGCGGAAATCGCCGCGATCACGGACAATCCGGCCGAGCCCGATTTCGACAATACGGTTGCGGCGCTCGAGCGGTCGGGCGCGGCGCTTGCGCGGGTGCGGCGGATCTTCTGGATGTTGGCCTCGGCTGAGGCCGATGCGGGCATTCACGCCATTGAAGCCGAGGTGTCGGCACGGCTGACGGCGTGGGGGACCGAGGTCAGCCAGAACGAGCGCCTGTTTGATCGCATCGCGGCGGTTTGGAAGGCACGCGACAGCTTGTCGCCGGAGCAGGCGCGGCTGGTCGACAACAGCTACAAGGGCTTCGTGTCGGGCGGCGCCGCGCTCGACGCGGACGCCAAGCGCCGGCTGGGCGAGATTAGCAAGCGCTTGTCCGAACTGGGCGTGACCTTCGGCCAGAACGTCCTGAACGCGACCAACGCCACCGAACTCGTCCTGTCCGGGACCGAAGCCGCCGGCATTCCCGAGGATGTGCGCGCGCTCGCCGCCGGGGCCGCTCATGCGCGAGGGCTGGACGGTCAGCTGCTGTTCGTCGTCGATCGCGGAACCTACGAGCGGCTGCTGACCTATGCCGACGACCGGTCGGTGCGCGAACGGGTGTGGCGCGCCTTTACCGGGCGGTGCCAGTCGGGATCGTTCGACAATAATCCGGTGATCGCCGAGATCGTTGCGCTTCGCGACGAAAAGGCGCGCCTGTTGGGCTATTCCTCCTATGCCGCGTTCGCGATCGAGGACGCGATGGCCAAGACCCCGGCGGCCGCCGCGGGCCTGATGGACCGGGTGTGGCGGCCGGGTCTGGTGCAGGCCGAGCGCGAAGCGGCGGCGCTGCAAGCGATGGTCGAGCGCGATGGCGGCGGCTTCACCCTTGCCGCATGGGACTGGCGTTATTTCGCCGATCGCGTGCGGCGCGAGCGTTTCTCGTTCGATGGAGCCGCGATCCGATCGCATCTGTCGCTGGGCAAGGTGCGGGGAGCCGCGTTTGCCGCGGCCGAACGGCTTTACGGGCTGGTCTTCACCCGCCGGCCGGACGTGTCGGTCTATCATCCGGACGTCATCGCCTGGTCGGTCGACAAGGCGGACGGCACGCCCGTCGGCATGATCTTAACCGACTATCTCGCGCGGCCGCAGAAGCATGGCGGGGCGTGGATGGGCAGCCTTCGGGTGCAGGAAAAGCTCGATGCCCCGGTGCGGCCGATCGTCTACACTGTCGCCAACTTCACCCGCGCCGAGCTTGAGGAAGACGCGCTGCTGTCGCTCGACGAGGCGCGGACGCTGTTTCACGAGTTCGGCCATGCGCTGCACGCCCTGTTGTCCGACGTCACCTATCCGAGCCTTGCCGGGACGGCCGTCGCACGGGACTTCGTCGAATTTCCAAGCAAGCTGATGGAGCATTGGGTCGCATCGCCCGAAGCGTTGCGCGATCTTGGCGTCCCGGCCGATTTGGCCGATGCGGTCGCCCGTGCGGACACCTTCGGACAAGGCTTTGCGACGATCGAGTTCCTGGCCTCGGCGATCCTCGATCTCAAACTGCACCAGACGCAGCCGCCGCCGACCGATATCGCTGCCTTCGAGCGCGACAGCCTTGCCGCGCTTGGCACGCCGGACGCGATCGGAATGCGCCACCGGCTGGCGGTGTTCACCCACGTGTTCGACGGCGGCTATGCCAGCGCTTACTACAGCTACCTGTGGGCTGAAGTGCTCGACGCCGATGTATTCGAGGCGTTCACCGCGACGGGCAATTTGTTCGATGCCGAGCTTGCCGACCGACTGCGGCGCGAAGTGCTAGCCCAGGGCGATGCGCGCGATCCGATGGAATCCTTTGTCGCGTTTCGCGGGCGCGAGCCGGACGAAGCCGCGCTGCTTCGCGCTCGGAGCCTGGCCTGACGATGGCGGCACGAAAGGCCTTTGACGAGCTGTGGGGACAAAAGGCCGGTGATACCCCGCGCGCCGGGTTCGAGCAGCTCGGCGAGTGGCTCCGGAACACGCCGGTCAGCGAACTCGCACGCCGGCAGGCGATGGCCGAGGCGGCGTTTCGCAGCCTGGGTATCACGTTCAACGTGTATGGGGACGAGAAGGCGGCGGAGCGGATCATTCCGTTCGACATCATTCCGCGGCTGTTCACCGCCGCCGAATGGGATCGCTTGTCGCTCGGGCTCGAGCAGCGGGTGCGCGCGCTGAACGCGTTTGTCGCCGATATCTATGGCCCCCGGCATATTCTCAAGGACAAGGTGGTCCCCGAGGAAATCATCCTCGGCAATCCGCAATTCTGCATTCCCGCGAACGGCGCCGCACCGCCGCACGGCATCTACACCCATATCTGCGGCATCGACATCGTCCGCACCGGCCCCGACGATTTCTTCGTGCTGGAGGATAATGCGCGCACCCCGTCGGGCGTGTCGTACATGCTGGAAAACCGCGAGGCGATGCTGCGGCTGTGCCCCGAATTGTTCGCCCAGTTGGCGGTGCAGCCGATCGACACCTATCCCGATCTGCTACGCGACATGCTCTATTCGGTCGCCCCGCGCGGATCGCTGGAGCCGGTATGTGTGCTGCTGACGCCGGGGCATTACAACAGCGCATTCTACGAACACAGCTTCCTTGCCGACAGCATGGGGATCGAGCTGGTCGAGGGCCGCGATCTGGAAGTCACGGACGACATGGTGTTCATGCGCACCATCGAAGGGCGGGTGCGGGTCGACGTCATCTACCGCCGGATCGACGACGCGTTCCTCGATCCGCTCGTCTTCAATCCTGACAGCGGGCTGGGCGTCCCCGGCCTGATGTCGGCCTATCGCGCAGGCAACGTCACCATCGTCAACGCGCCGGGAACGGGGATCGCCGACGACAAGGCGGTCTACAGCTTCATGCCGGAGATCGTGCGTTATTACATGGGCTCCGACGCGCTGCTTCCGAACGTCGAAACCTTCCGCTGCCGGGAGCCCGAGGCGCTGCGCTATACGCTCGACAATCTCGACAAGCTGGTGGTGAAGCTGGTCGACGGGTCGGGCGGATACGGCATGCTGGTCGGCCCGACGGCGTCGAAAGCGGAGATCGCCGAGTTCCGCGCCGCGCTGGAAGCCGAGCCGCATCGCTATATCGCCCAGCCGACTCTTGCGCTGTCGACCGTTCCGACGTTGGCCGAGGACGGGATCGTGCCTAGGCACGTCGATTTTCGCCCGTTCATCCTGAGCGGCGCCGATCGCGTCACCATTGTTCCGGGCGGCCTCACCCGGGTCGCGCTCGAGCCGGGATCGCTGGTGGTGAATTCTAGCCAAGGCGGCGGGACGAAGGACAGCCTGATCATCGCTGCCCCCAAGCCGCCTCGCGACGACGAGGAGGAGCAACATGCTCTCCCGTACGGCGGCTAATCTTTATTGGATCGGGCGCTACATGGAGCGCGCCGAGTTCACCACCCGCCTGATCGAGGCGACCTTGCGCCTGTCGTCGCTGTCCTATGGCGCGGCTGCAACCAGTGCGACGTGGGAAAGCGCGCTCGCGGTGGTCGGCCTGGGCCCTGCGCCGGGCGATACCGCGGCGCCCGGCGCGTCCGCCTTCAACGTCTGCAAGACGCTGGCGCTCGACCTCGACAATCCCAATTCGATCCGGTCTTGCCTATCCCGCGCCCGCGACAATGCCCGCTCTGCTCGCAACGCCTTGTCGTCCGAGGTGTGGGAAGCGATCAACCGCGCGTGGCTCGATGTCGGCGACCGCACCAGCCCGGGCGGGATCCAGAACACGCTCGCGCTGATCGACACGCTGAAGGCCAACAGCCGCGGGTTCGAAGGCGCGCTGGCGCGGATGCTTCGCCACGAAGGCTTCTGGTTCATGCGCCTCGGCTCGGCGATCGAGCGCGGGGACAACACGGCGCGCCTGCTCGACGTCAAATATTACCTGCTGCTCCCCAAGGAGCAAAAGGTTGGCGGCGTGCTCGACCGCGATCAGTGGACCGCGATCCTGCAGACGGTTTCGGCCCGCAACGCCTACCGGCTATTCTACCACGATACGTTGAAGCCGTGGCTGGTCGCCGACCTCTTGCTGTTCAAGGGCGAATTGCCACGGTCGATCACCGGTTCCTCGACCGAAGTGGTCGATCTCCTTGCCGAAATCGGCGGCCGGACCGGGCGGCAGGGCGAGGCCGATCGCCTCGCGCGGCTACGTCAGTCGAAACTTGCCGAAACCAATATCGACGAGGTTTTTCGAAGCGGCCTTCACGAATTCCTGCGTGATTATACGGCCGAGAATGCCGTCCTCGATACTGCCATCTCGCACCAGTTCCGGTTTCCCTGATGCGCCTGTCGATCAGCCATCGCACGCAATATCGCTTCACCAAGCCGCTGGTGGGCGCAATGCAGATTCTTCGCCTGACGCCGCACAGCTGTCTCAACCAGACCGTGCTCGACTGGCGGATCGACGTCGATTGCGACGCCCGGCTGCGCGACAGCCGCGACGGATACGGCAATTGCATCACCAACCTTTATGTCGACGAGCCGGTCACCAGTCTCACCATCACCGCGACCGGTCAGGTGGTGACCGACGACCGGGCCGGCGTGGTGTCGGGGCTGCCGATCGATCTGCCTGCAGGCGTGTTCCTGCGTTCGACTCCGCTCACCGCGCCCGACGAGGCGCTGTGCGACTACGCGAAAGATGTCGCGGGCAAGGCGCGCTCCACCCTCGACCGCCTCCATACGCTCAGCAACAGCCTGGGGGCACGGATGACCTTCGACGCGGAAGCGTCGCTGGTCTCAACCGATGCGGCGTCGGCTTTCGCGGCAGGGCGCGGGGTCTGCCAGGACTACACCCACATTTTCATCGCGGCAGCCCGCGCCATCGATATTCCTGCCCGTTATGTGTCGGGCCATCTATACCGGCGCTACGACGAGGACGCCCAGCCGGCCAGTCACGCCTGGGCCGAGGCGTGGGTCGAGGGGCTCGGCTGGGTCGCCTTCGATCCCACCAACGGCATCTGCGCCGACGACAATTATGTGCGGGTCGCGTCCGGGCTCGATTTTGCCGACGTATCGCCGATCGTCGGCGTCCGGCGCGGCGGCGGCATCGAGGAGATGAGTGTCGAGGTGCGGGTCACCAGATCGCCCGCGCGCCGCCAGTCGCAACGACAGAGCATGGGCAAATCCTGGCAGCAGCAATCGCAGGGCTAAGGCCCATGCGCGTCTGAGACGACGGCTTTGTCCTTTCCCCCGCCGGGGGCACCGTTCGACGCGCTCGAAGGACCAGCGCGCATTCGCCGCTTGTCATCTGCTCGCAGCGCGCATAGCTTACTTGCGTAATCAAACCCACTCCGATTGGGGCAGACGCAAATGGTTTACGTGCTTGGCGGTTGGCAGAGCGACTTCGGACGCAACTGGACACGCGAAGGGCTCGATATCGCCGGAGCCTTTTTCGAAGCGTTGAACCATGGTCTGGAAGCGACCGGCCTCGAGCCCAAGGATATCGAAACGGGCCACGTCGGCAATTTTGTCGGTGAGCTGTTCGCGGGGCAGGGGCTGCTCGGCGGTTTTTTCGGATTGGTGCATCCCGATCTCGACGGCCTCCCGACGTCGCGGCACGAGGCGGCCTGTGCAAGCGGCAGTGTCGCGATCCTCGCGGCGACGGCGGAGATCGAGGCCGGGCGCTACGACCTCGCCTGCGTGCTCGGGATCGAGCAGATGCGCAACGTGCCGGGCAAGACCGCGGCCGAGCATCTCGGCGCGGCGGCGTGGACGGGCTATGAGTTCGGCGATGCCGCCTACGTTTGGCCGCGGGCGTTTTCCGATCTGGCGGAGGAATATGACACCCGTCACGGGCTGAAATACGAGCATCTGATGCGGATCGCCGAGATCAACTTCGGCAACGCCAAGCACAACCCCAACGCGCAGACCCGCAAATATGGCTTCACCGACAAGAGCTTCACCGCCGACGACGAGGCCAATCCGATTGTCGAAGGGCGGACCCGCAAGATGGATTGCGGGCAGGTGACCGACGGCGCGACCGTGATCTTCCTCGCGTCCGACGAACGCGCGCGGCACTATGCCCGGGAGCGCGGCATTCCGTTGTCGAGCCTGTCGCGTATCAGCGGCTGGGGCCACCGCAGCGCGCCGATCGCCTACGACCACAAGGTCAAGGCGAGCGCCGGCCAGCCCTATGTCTTCCCGCAGGTCCGCCGCGCGATCGAGGACGCCCGGCGCCGCGCGGGGGTCAAGCTCAAGGACATTTCGGCGGTCGAGACCCACGACTGCTTCACCGCCACCGAATATATGGCGATCGACCATCTGGGCCTGACCGCGCCCGGCGAAAGCTGGAAGGCCATCGAGGAAGGCGTGATCGAGATGGGCGGCGCGTGCCCGATCAATCCGTCGGGTGGCCTTATCGGCCTCGGCCATCCGGTCGGCGCAACGGGCGTCAGGATGCTGCTAGACGCGCACAAGCAGGTGACGGGCACGGCGGGCGACTATCAGGTCGAGGGCGCTAAACGCGTCCAGACGCTGAATATCGGCGGATCGACCACCACCACCGTCAGCTTCATCGTCGAGCAGGCAGCTGCCTGATGATTGGTCGGCGGCATCTGCTCGCCCTTCTTGCCGCCCTTCCCCTTGTCTCCGTTCCAGCCTTTGCGAGGAAACCAGCCATGACCCGAATGCAGCAGTTCCAGGCCGTCATCGATGGGTGGAAGCGCAAGGACGTCGACTTCGTCCTGAGCCAGATGACCGACGACGTGGTGTGGCATTACGCCGCCGCGATCGCCCCGGCGGCAAAGGGCAAGGATGCGGCGCGCGCCTTCATCGACCAGTTCGGCAAGAACATCGGCGAGGTCCGTTGGCGGATCTTTCATCATGCCGAGGTCGGCGACCGCCTGTTCGTCGAGGGCGTCGACGAATATGACACCAAGGACGGCATCGTGATCGCCGCGCCTTATGCCGGGGTGATCGAGTTTCGCGGCGACAAGATCAGCGGCTGGCGCGATTATGTCGATCGGGGCGTGATCGAAGCCCAAAAGGCCGGCGGCGGCTGGAGCGATCAGGTCAGGGAGCTGGTGGGGCGGCCGGCGCAATGACGGTGGCCGAGGAAGAGCGCGTTGGCACAGATAGCGACTGGCGTTCGGCGCCGTTTCGCCATGCCGAGTTCCTGCCGGTCGATCTCGACCTCAATCGCGACGCCGACGGCACGATCCGGCTGACCACCAATCACCCCTATCAGCCGATCGACGGCAATCTGGCGCGCGCCTTTTTCGCGATGGCAGAGACGAAGGGCGACGCGCCGGCGCTGGCCGAGCGCGAGCCCGCCGGCGAATGGAAGGCGACCAGCTTTCGCTATCTCGCCCGCGACGTGCGCGGAGCAGCGCAATGGATGATCGACCACCTGCCGCCGCGCGGCGTGCTGGTGATCATGGCCGAGAACAGCGTCGCGGTCGCGACCATGACCTTTGCCGCCTTTGCCACGGGGCGGATCCTGTGTCCGGTAAGCCCGGCCTATGGCGTCGCCGGCGGCGATCACGCCCGGCTTCGGCACGTGTTCGCCAAGGTCAAGCCGGCGGCGATCTTCCTCGATCCAAAGGCGCCGTACGCCAAGGCGCTGAAGGAGATCGGAGCCGATTGCCAGATCATCTCGACCGATCCGTCGGTATTCGGCAACGCAGCCGTTGCCTATGCCGACGCGATTGCAACCGAGCCGACGCCTGCGGTCGACGAGGCCGTCGCGGCGGTCGATCCGTCGGCCACCGGCTCCTACATGATGACCAGCGGGTCAACCGGTTTGCCCAAGGTGGTCGAGCAATCACTCGACGCACTCGCCGCCAATACCGCGCAGGGGATCGGCCTGATCGGCCGCGCCGCCGGGTGGGATGACGAGATGCTCGACTGGCTGCCGTGGCACCATGCTGCGGGCGCGTCGGTGCTGCGCGCGGGGCTGATGCTGGGCGGCACGCTGCACATCGACAGCGGCAAGCCGGCGCCCGGGCTGTTCGAGCGCTCGATCGACAACCTGCGCAGCAAGAGCGTCGCTTACTTCAACAACGTGCCGCTCGGCTACGCGATGCTGGTCGATGCGATGGACCGCGACCAGCAGTTGCGCGACACCTTCTTCGCGAAGATGCGGTTGATGCTCTACGGCGGCGCAGGCCTGCCGCAGCCGGTCTACGACCGCCTTCAGCAGCATGCGGTCGCCGCCACCGGGCACCGCGTCCACATGACTACCGGCTATGGCATGACCGAGACGGTGTCGGGCTGCTGCGCGATCCATTTCGAAACCGACAAGGTCGGGATCGGGCTTCCGGGCCCTGGCGTCGACATCAAGCTGGTACCCAACGGCGCGCGTTACGAAGTGCGTCTCAAGGGCCCGATGCTGATGAGCGGCTATCTGGACGAACCGGAGAAGACCGCCGCGGTGTTCGACGAGGACGGCTATTACCGGACCGGCGACATGGCGGTGTTTCATGACGAAGCGCATCCCGAACAGGGCCTCGCCTTTGCCGGGCGGATGGCCGAGGAATTCAAGCTCACCAACGGCACCTGGGTCTATGGCGGGCAGCTGCGCGAAGCGCTGCTGAAGGCGCTGTCGCCGCTGGTCACCGAGATCGTGCTGGCGGACGACAATCGCCCGTTCCTGACCCTGCTGGTGTGGCCCAAGGCCGACGCGCCGGCGGACCTGCTGGACCAGCTCGTCCAGCGCCTGCGCGACTTCAACGCCGGTCAGCAGGGTGGGTCGGCGACGATCCGGCGGGTGGCGATCATGACCAGCCCGCCGTCGGTCGATGCGCACGAGATTTCGGACAAGGGCACGATCAACCGCCGCGCGGTGCTCGATCACCGCAGCGACCTCGTCGAGCAGCTTTATGCCGACACGCCGGGGCCCGGCGTCGGGGTGGTCTGAGCCACATTCTTTACGGGGGATAGAAGATGGTTTGGTCGTTGCTAGTGGCGAATGCCGTCATTCTGGTGCTGTGTTTCGTCGTGCTGTGGGCGCTGTGCCTGAAAGGCAAGGACGTCACCCCGGTCGACAGCTTCTGGGCGTTCGGCATGGTCGTGATGGCGATCAGCAGCTACTTCCTCGCCGACGGGCTGCATGAGCGCAAATTGCTCTTACTCGGGCTGTGCGCCCTGTGGGGCATCCGGCTCGGCAGCTACATGCTGTGGCGATGGCGCGATCATGGCGGCGACCGGCGTTATGTCGCGTTGCTCGGCAAAGCCGAAGCACAGCGCGGGTGGAGCTTCGCCAAGGCGTCTGCGCTGCTGGTGTTCGCGACGCAGGCGCCCTTGCTGTTCATCGTCTGCCTGCCGGTCCAACTGGGGCAGGTCGCCACGCAGCCGCCGCTCGGCACGCTGGCATGGGTCGGCGCGGCGCTCAGCTTGTTCGGCATCGCCTTCGAGACGATCGGCGACGCGCAACTGGTGCGCTTCAAGCGCGATCCCGCCAACCAGGGCCAGGTGATGACCAGCGGCCTGTGGCGCTACACCCGCCATCCCAATTATTTCGGCGATGCCTGTGCCTGGTGGGGCATGTACCTGATCGCGGCGGAGACCGGCCCGGGCGTGTGGAGCTTCATCGGCCCGGCGCTGCTGACCTGGACACTGATAAAGTGGTCGGGCGCGCCGACGGTCGAGCGGAAGATGACCAAGACCAAGCCCGGCTATGCCGATTACGTGGCGCGGACCTCGGGCTTCGTGCCGTGGCCGCCTAAGCGTTCCGCCGCCTAGCGGCCGAACGCCCTGAGCTTCGCGCCTGCCGCGCTGTCGATATATTCGTCGAGGCGTGTGATCTTGCCGTCCTTCATCTTGACCACGACGCAGGCATCCATCTTCCACGGCGTGCCGTCGGGCAAGGTCGCGGACAGGACGTGCTGCTGGACGAAACCGTCCTTCAAAGGCTCGCGGCGCAGGACGGTGTATTGGCGGTCGGGGAGGGTGCGGATGAACCACTCCAGCACCTTCACATTGTCGTCGATCGTCTGTTCCACGCCGTCGGTGTTGTGCCAGATGACCCCGCCCGGCGCGTAGCAGGCGCGCATGCGGTCGGCGTCGCCCTGCTGGACGGCATCGACGAAGTCGGCGGCGAAGGCTTCGATTTCCTGTTCGGTCATGCGGGAGTTCCTGTGTTGAGAAGGCGGGCGCGACCCTCATTCCAGCCGCGCTCGAGTTGATCGACGATTGTCGCGACGGGCTCGATCGCCGTCACCGCGTGGAGTCCCTGTCCAGCCGACCACACGTCGCGCCAGCGCGCGCCGGTCGGGGCGGAATAATCGCGCTTAGCGGGACTATCGAGATGGTCGATGTCGTAACCGGCTTGGGCCAGCGAAGGCTTGAGCCAGGAGGCGGCCGTGCCGGTGACGGCGGGGCTGACCAGAAGATCGCTCGCGCTCGATGCGATGACCATGGCCTTGTAGCCCTCGCTGGCGCGGCTCTCTTCGGCGGCGAGAAAGCGCGTGCCCATGTAGACGAGGTCGGCGCCCGCCGCGACCGCGCCCGCCACCGCCGCGCCCTCGGCGATCCCGCCGCCGAGGCAGACGATGCCGTCGAAAAAGCTGCGCAGCACGGCGAGGAAGCTGAAGGGTGACAGGCTGCCAGTATGGCCGCCGGCGCCTGCTGCGACCGCGACCAGCCCGTCGGCGCCGGCCGCCGCCGCCTTGCGTCCGAGCGTCTCGCTGACGACGTCGGCGAGGACGATACCGCCATAGGCATGCACCGCTTCTACCACCGGGGCCGGGCTGCCGAGCGCGGTGATAACGATGGGCGGCTTATGCTTTGCGACCAGTGCGAGGTCGTCGGCGAGGCGCGGGTTGGTCGAATGAGTGACGAGGTTGGCGGCCCACAGGCCCGGTGCGTCGGCGCAGCCCGAGGCGATCTCTTCCATCCAGCGGTCGAGTTCATCGGCGGTGCGGCAGTTGGGCGTCGGAAAGGCGCCAACGATGCCATTGCGGGCGGCGGCGATCACCATCTCCGGGCCGGTGACGAGGAACATCGGCGCGGCGACGACGGGAAGGCGGAGGCGGGCGAGCAGGGGGTGGGTCATGCCAGCCGCTCCACCACCATCGCCGCGCCTACACCCTGCGCGCCGGTCGCGACGACCACTCCGATGGTCTCGTCGGCGGCCTCGAGCACGTCGAGCAGGGTGGAAAGGAGGATCGCCCCGGTCGCGCCCATCGGGTGGCCCTTGGCGAGGTGCCCGCCCGAGGCGTTGACCCGGGACTCGTCGATGCGGCCTTCGCGCAGGAAGCGGGCGATGACGACGGCGAAGGCTTCCATGAACTCGATCCGGCCGACGTCGGCGAGCGTGAGGTTGGTGGCGGCGAGCACCTTGTCCAGCGCGGCGAAGCCCGCGGTCAGGCTGTCGCGCGGATCGCCGCCGGCTTCGGCATAGCCGAGGATCTTCGCCCGCGCGCCGCTGCCGTCCCTGCCGACCAGGGCGAGCGCGGCGCCGTCGGCCATCGGCGGGGCGTGGGCGACGGTGTGGCGGTGGTCGATCGCCTGCGCCTCCAGCGGCCCGGCATAAGCGCCGGCCATCGCGGCGAAGGCAGGGGGCAGAGCGGCGAGTTTTTCGCTGGTGGTCGGGCGGACGGCTTCGTCGCGCGCAAACTCGCCGATGGCAATCCGCGACCGCTGAAACGCCGCGTTGCTTTCGGCAGCGGTGGCAAGGGTCTGGGAACGCAG contains:
- a CDS encoding acetyl-CoA acetyltransferase; translation: MVYVLGGWQSDFGRNWTREGLDIAGAFFEALNHGLEATGLEPKDIETGHVGNFVGELFAGQGLLGGFFGLVHPDLDGLPTSRHEAACASGSVAILAATAEIEAGRYDLACVLGIEQMRNVPGKTAAEHLGAAAWTGYEFGDAAYVWPRAFSDLAEEYDTRHGLKYEHLMRIAEINFGNAKHNPNAQTRKYGFTDKSFTADDEANPIVEGRTRKMDCGQVTDGATVIFLASDERARHYARERGIPLSSLSRISGWGHRSAPIAYDHKVKASAGQPYVFPQVRRAIEDARRRAGVKLKDISAVETHDCFTATEYMAIDHLGLTAPGESWKAIEEGVIEMGGACPINPSGGLIGLGHPVGATGVRMLLDAHKQVTGTAGDYQVEGAKRVQTLNIGGSTTTTVSFIVEQAAA
- a CDS encoding transglutaminase family protein, with translation MRLSISHRTQYRFTKPLVGAMQILRLTPHSCLNQTVLDWRIDVDCDARLRDSRDGYGNCITNLYVDEPVTSLTITATGQVVTDDRAGVVSGLPIDLPAGVFLRSTPLTAPDEALCDYAKDVAGKARSTLDRLHTLSNSLGARMTFDAEASLVSTDAASAFAAGRGVCQDYTHIFIAAARAIDIPARYVSGHLYRRYDEDAQPASHAWAEAWVEGLGWVAFDPTNGICADDNYVRVASGLDFADVSPIVGVRRGGGIEEMSVEVRVTRSPARRQSQRQSMGKSWQQQSQG
- a CDS encoding alpha-E domain-containing protein — translated: MLSRTAANLYWIGRYMERAEFTTRLIEATLRLSSLSYGAAATSATWESALAVVGLGPAPGDTAAPGASAFNVCKTLALDLDNPNSIRSCLSRARDNARSARNALSSEVWEAINRAWLDVGDRTSPGGIQNTLALIDTLKANSRGFEGALARMLRHEGFWFMRLGSAIERGDNTARLLDVKYYLLLPKEQKVGGVLDRDQWTAILQTVSARNAYRLFYHDTLKPWLVADLLLFKGELPRSITGSSTEVVDLLAEIGGRTGRQGEADRLARLRQSKLAETNIDEVFRSGLHEFLRDYTAENAVLDTAISHQFRFP
- a CDS encoding circularly permuted type 2 ATP-grasp protein; this encodes MAARKAFDELWGQKAGDTPRAGFEQLGEWLRNTPVSELARRQAMAEAAFRSLGITFNVYGDEKAAERIIPFDIIPRLFTAAEWDRLSLGLEQRVRALNAFVADIYGPRHILKDKVVPEEIILGNPQFCIPANGAAPPHGIYTHICGIDIVRTGPDDFFVLEDNARTPSGVSYMLENREAMLRLCPELFAQLAVQPIDTYPDLLRDMLYSVAPRGSLEPVCVLLTPGHYNSAFYEHSFLADSMGIELVEGRDLEVTDDMVFMRTIEGRVRVDVIYRRIDDAFLDPLVFNPDSGLGVPGLMSAYRAGNVTIVNAPGTGIADDKAVYSFMPEIVRYYMGSDALLPNVETFRCREPEALRYTLDNLDKLVVKLVDGSGGYGMLVGPTASKAEIAEFRAALEAEPHRYIAQPTLALSTVPTLAEDGIVPRHVDFRPFILSGADRVTIVPGGLTRVALEPGSLVVNSSQGGGTKDSLIIAAPKPPRDDEEEQHALPYGG
- a CDS encoding transglutaminase family protein; the protein is MLIRAGYDIRFTCRQPTPMMALLGVHESRHQYLKTQPRLVSDPDIPMHDYKDGFGNIATRFVLPEGETLLSSSFVIEDSGEPDRVTPDAIQHPVQDLPDDVLVYLLGSRYCETDRLSDTAWGLFGHVQPGWTRLQAILDFTHQQIEFGYQHARSTKTAWDAHQERRGVCRDYAHLAIALCRCMNIPARYCTGFLGEIGVPKADAPMDFSAWFEAYLGGEWHTVDARHNFPRIGRILMARGRDATDCALTTAFGSAILTGFDVHTDEVDSID
- a CDS encoding M3 family metallopeptidase → MTNLLLEEWTGPSGTPDFTAIRADQFLPAIDAGIALSRAEIAAITDNPAEPDFDNTVAALERSGAALARVRRIFWMLASAEADAGIHAIEAEVSARLTAWGTEVSQNERLFDRIAAVWKARDSLSPEQARLVDNSYKGFVSGGAALDADAKRRLGEISKRLSELGVTFGQNVLNATNATELVLSGTEAAGIPEDVRALAAGAAHARGLDGQLLFVVDRGTYERLLTYADDRSVRERVWRAFTGRCQSGSFDNNPVIAEIVALRDEKARLLGYSSYAAFAIEDAMAKTPAAAAGLMDRVWRPGLVQAEREAAALQAMVERDGGGFTLAAWDWRYFADRVRRERFSFDGAAIRSHLSLGKVRGAAFAAAERLYGLVFTRRPDVSVYHPDVIAWSVDKADGTPVGMILTDYLARPQKHGGAWMGSLRVQEKLDAPVRPIVYTVANFTRAELEEDALLSLDEARTLFHEFGHALHALLSDVTYPSLAGTAVARDFVEFPSKLMEHWVASPEALRDLGVPADLADAVARADTFGQGFATIEFLASAILDLKLHQTQPPPTDIAAFERDSLAALGTPDAIGMRHRLAVFTHVFDGGYASAYYSYLWAEVLDADVFEAFTATGNLFDAELADRLRREVLAQGDARDPMESFVAFRGREPDEAALLRARSLA
- a CDS encoding nuclear transport factor 2 family protein, whose translation is MTRMQQFQAVIDGWKRKDVDFVLSQMTDDVVWHYAAAIAPAAKGKDAARAFIDQFGKNIGEVRWRIFHHAEVGDRLFVEGVDEYDTKDGIVIAAPYAGVIEFRGDKISGWRDYVDRGVIEAQKAGGGWSDQVRELVGRPAQ